The following coding sequences are from one Shewanella violacea DSS12 window:
- a CDS encoding alpha/beta hydrolase: protein MSVAALERITIEPNTSATACVIWLHGLGDSGAGFAPVVPELGLPDDHSIRFIFPHAPEQAVTINQGYVMRAWYDIKSMDLHNRADMPGVLESEQAVIALIQEQVDCGIPADKIVLAGFSQGGVMSLFTGLRYPQTLAGIMALSCYLPTADKLPSQLSEANTLTSILQHHGEQDDVVPLFTGKMANDLLNQAGYPTEWKTYAMGHSVLPQQLQDIAKWLVSRLF, encoded by the coding sequence ATGTCAGTAGCAGCATTAGAGCGGATAACCATAGAGCCAAATACCAGTGCAACAGCATGTGTGATCTGGTTACACGGCTTAGGTGATTCCGGAGCCGGTTTTGCACCTGTAGTACCTGAACTCGGTCTGCCAGACGATCACAGTATTCGCTTTATCTTTCCCCATGCCCCCGAGCAGGCGGTGACAATCAATCAAGGTTATGTCATGCGAGCCTGGTACGACATTAAGAGCATGGATCTGCATAATCGTGCCGATATGCCAGGAGTGCTGGAGTCAGAGCAAGCTGTTATTGCACTGATACAGGAGCAAGTTGATTGCGGAATACCCGCAGATAAAATAGTCCTAGCAGGTTTTAGTCAAGGTGGCGTGATGAGCCTGTTTACCGGATTAAGGTATCCACAAACGTTAGCCGGCATAATGGCGCTGTCTTGTTACTTACCTACGGCCGATAAATTACCCAGCCAACTGAGCGAAGCAAACACGCTAACCAGCATACTTCAGCATCATGGTGAGCAAGACGATGTGGTGCCACTATTCACTGGCAAGATGGCTAATGATCTGTTGAATCAAGCGGGTTATCCAACCGAGTGGAAAACTTATGCCATGGGGCACAGTGTGTTACCCCAACAGTTGCAAGATATTGCAAAATGGTTAGTCAGCAGATTGTTCTAG
- a CDS encoding Hsp20 family protein: protein MRNYDLTPLYRSAIGFDRLAQLAEHAASNKGNSGYPPYNIESLKDNRYRITMAVAGFTMDELDITSEGEKLVVKGIKVAEDKSRKYLYQGIAERGFERTFQLADYVTVTGADLENGLLNIELQREIPEALKPRKIEIGKSRVLESE, encoded by the coding sequence ATGCGAAATTATGATCTTACTCCCCTATACCGCAGTGCCATTGGTTTCGATCGTTTAGCCCAGCTTGCAGAGCATGCGGCTTCGAACAAGGGCAATTCAGGTTACCCTCCTTATAATATCGAATCGCTTAAAGACAACCGTTATCGTATCACCATGGCTGTAGCAGGCTTTACTATGGATGAACTCGATATTACCAGCGAAGGCGAGAAATTAGTCGTCAAGGGTATCAAGGTAGCTGAAGATAAGAGCCGAAAATATCTCTATCAAGGGATTGCCGAACGTGGATTCGAGCGTACTTTTCAGCTGGCCGATTATGTCACAGTGACAGGTGCAGATCTTGAGAACGGCTTGCTTAATATCGAGTTGCAAAGAGAGATCCCCGAAGCCTTGAAACCGAGAAAAATTGAAATCGGTAAATCACGGGTGCTCGAGTCGGAATAA
- a CDS encoding bifunctional metallophosphatase/5'-nucleotidase produces MTNKLIKGLVATAVLAALAGCNSNDEPIPTKPFDLTIAHINDTHSNFDPVKSSFKIGADGSTIFNEFGGYPRLLEAANLVKSQAGLDKQPLLFLHGGDAWQGTAYFKLNDGMANADLLSQMGLDAMVLGNHEFDLDTAQLAGFINGVNFPVLANNINTKEDASLNAAKNLIPYQIFAFNGDEKRKIASPSESKSNEQLVAVIGVVLEDMKTIATGTGDAIFSSEIESTQATIDMLKDMGVNKIVVLSHIGNARDVALAAGTRGIDIIVGGHSHTLLGDFTDLGHGNNGEYAQLVTQKDDTGVTCVVQAGEYAQAIGNVTISFDQDGELTSCIGTNTLLTNSEFYTNSMRQADQLIIGNQHEEVMNFVDSVEKIDHVIENLALRDRIDTMYKPALDKAYGDVITLVPTEINHERRPGDGGTDLHGSDVAPLVAEGLVYWANQESVQQVIGRKVDIGLVGAGGIRQNISAGDFREGHVSLELMPFSNYLSVLTVSGEVLKTLLMTTINATLPVGSHGGKFPYVGGMRYTFIEDIKHNSGHISELELNTGTESSPVWEKITDTSEYTLAVNNYNASGNDGWNALGDAQLVSTDRIDIVMNKDKYKAYPVSHLTFDGETYEVIYEDTSPSCGDDADICNTDAQSFIDYATSRVVLEALTFESTTVIYKD; encoded by the coding sequence ATGACAAATAAACTGATAAAAGGCCTAGTCGCAACAGCTGTTCTAGCTGCTTTAGCAGGCTGTAACTCCAATGATGAGCCTATACCCACCAAACCTTTTGACTTAACCATCGCACATATTAATGACACACATTCAAATTTTGACCCTGTAAAATCAAGCTTTAAAATAGGTGCAGATGGAAGCACTATTTTCAATGAATTTGGTGGATATCCAAGGTTATTGGAAGCGGCTAACCTAGTAAAATCTCAAGCTGGATTAGATAAGCAACCACTGCTCTTCCTCCATGGTGGCGATGCTTGGCAAGGTACTGCTTATTTTAAGCTTAATGATGGGATGGCAAATGCGGATCTTCTTTCTCAAATGGGTCTAGACGCCATGGTGCTTGGTAACCATGAATTCGACTTAGATACGGCTCAGTTGGCTGGTTTTATTAATGGCGTGAACTTTCCGGTATTGGCAAACAATATTAATACTAAAGAAGACGCATCTTTAAATGCCGCTAAAAACCTTATCCCTTACCAGATTTTTGCTTTCAATGGCGATGAAAAGCGAAAAATAGCATCCCCGTCAGAATCAAAAAGTAATGAACAGCTCGTTGCTGTGATTGGTGTGGTATTAGAAGACATGAAAACAATAGCAACAGGAACTGGCGATGCTATATTTTCAAGTGAAATTGAATCAACCCAAGCCACAATAGACATGTTGAAAGACATGGGAGTGAATAAGATTGTTGTCTTGTCTCATATTGGCAATGCGCGAGATGTGGCGCTTGCAGCAGGCACTAGGGGAATCGACATTATTGTTGGTGGGCATTCACATACTTTACTCGGTGATTTTACTGATTTAGGTCATGGTAATAATGGTGAATATGCACAACTTGTCACTCAAAAAGATGACACTGGAGTAACCTGTGTTGTTCAAGCGGGAGAGTATGCACAAGCCATAGGTAATGTGACTATTTCTTTCGATCAAGACGGTGAGCTGACTTCATGTATTGGGACGAATACATTACTGACGAATAGCGAGTTTTATACCAATTCGATGCGACAAGCAGATCAGCTTATCATTGGTAACCAGCATGAAGAGGTGATGAACTTTGTCGACTCTGTAGAAAAAATTGATCATGTCATTGAAAATCTGGCTCTGAGAGATCGTATTGACACAATGTATAAGCCAGCGCTAGATAAGGCTTATGGAGACGTTATCACCTTAGTACCAACTGAGATTAATCATGAGCGTCGTCCTGGTGATGGTGGAACAGACCTGCATGGTTCTGATGTGGCTCCTTTGGTTGCTGAAGGGCTTGTATATTGGGCAAATCAAGAGTCGGTACAGCAAGTTATTGGTAGAAAAGTCGATATTGGATTAGTGGGTGCAGGGGGAATTCGTCAAAATATATCTGCTGGTGATTTTAGAGAAGGGCATGTGTCACTTGAACTGATGCCTTTTTCAAACTATTTATCAGTATTGACTGTGAGTGGTGAGGTGTTAAAAACGCTATTGATGACGACGATTAACGCCACGCTCCCTGTTGGTTCTCATGGAGGAAAGTTCCCCTACGTTGGCGGCATGCGTTATACCTTTATTGAAGATATTAAGCATAATTCAGGTCATATTAGTGAGTTAGAATTAAATACAGGGACAGAATCTTCTCCTGTGTGGGAGAAGATAACTGATACGTCAGAATATACTCTTGCCGTAAATAACTATAATGCGAGTGGTAATGATGGCTGGAACGCTCTTGGTGATGCACAGTTAGTGTCAACTGATCGTATTGATATTGTCATGAACAAGGACAAGTACAAAGCCTACCCTGTTTCTCACTTAACGTTTGATGGGGAAACCTATGAGGTTATCTATGAGGATACATCACCAAGTTGCGGTGATGATGCTGATATCTGTAATACCGATGCTCAATCGTTTATTGATTATGCGACATCAAGAGTGGTTCTCGAAGCACTTACATTTGAGTCAACCACTGTGATCTATAAAGACTAG
- a CDS encoding glutathione S-transferase family protein: MGLLQDGKWTDLWYPTKENGGKFVREDARFRNWITAHGQPQPDKPATLGFKAEANRYHLYVSLACPWAHRTLIFRELKSLQSIIDVTVVEPHMLHQGWEFAGPGQSKDAVHITGADEDTLNNKAFLYQIYQLAAPDYSGRVTVPVLWDKQTQTIVSNESAEIIRMFNSAFDHLTHNRVDFYPQALREEIDSLNKYIYSNINNGVYRAGFATSQAAYNEAFNEIFTALDRLESILSKKRYLTGSKITEADWRLFTSLIRFDGVYVGHFKTNKRRIQDYKAISGYLRDLYQVEGIAATVNFEHIKQHYYFSHANINPSRIVPHGPELNYLTPHNREAL, translated from the coding sequence ATGGGCTTACTTCAAGATGGGAAATGGACTGACCTATGGTATCCGACCAAAGAGAATGGCGGAAAATTTGTACGTGAGGACGCACGTTTCAGGAATTGGATCACCGCCCATGGGCAACCTCAGCCAGATAAGCCAGCAACACTGGGATTCAAGGCTGAAGCGAACAGGTATCATCTATACGTTTCCCTTGCCTGCCCTTGGGCACACAGGACACTAATTTTTCGTGAGCTTAAGTCACTGCAAAGTATTATCGATGTCACCGTCGTCGAGCCTCACATGTTGCACCAGGGCTGGGAGTTTGCAGGACCAGGCCAAAGTAAAGATGCCGTCCATATAACCGGGGCCGATGAAGACACACTCAATAATAAGGCATTCCTGTATCAGATATACCAGCTGGCAGCGCCCGACTACAGCGGACGCGTCACAGTACCTGTGCTATGGGATAAGCAAACTCAAACCATAGTCAGTAATGAATCAGCTGAGATCATTCGTATGTTTAACTCGGCCTTCGATCACCTCACCCATAATCGAGTGGATTTTTATCCTCAAGCCTTACGTGAAGAAATTGATAGCCTCAATAAATATATCTACTCAAACATAAATAATGGTGTTTATCGTGCAGGGTTCGCAACTTCCCAAGCTGCCTACAATGAAGCGTTTAATGAAATTTTTACGGCATTAGATAGGCTGGAGTCGATACTCAGCAAGAAGCGATATCTCACGGGAAGCAAGATAACAGAAGCCGATTGGAGACTGTTCACCAGCTTAATTCGTTTCGACGGCGTCTATGTCGGCCACTTCAAGACCAATAAGCGACGTATCCAAGACTATAAGGCAATATCAGGCTATCTAAGAGACCTTTATCAGGTAGAAGGTATTGCTGCCACGGTGAATTTTGAACACATTAAGCAGCACTATTACTTTAGTCATGCCAATATCAACCCAAGTAGAATCGTGCCCCATGGCCCAGAGCTGAACTACTTAACACCCCATAACAGAGAAGCGTTATAA
- a CDS encoding acetolactate synthase 3 large subunit: MEKLSGASMVVRSLIDEGVKHIFGYPGGSVLDIYDALHEKSIIEHILVRHEQAAVHMADGYARSTGEVGVVLVTSGPGATNTITGIATAYTDSIPLVIISGQVPSNLIGYDAFQECDMIGISRPVVKHSFLVTDAKDIPTIIKKAFFIAASGRPGPVVVDVPKDCMNPEILYDYEYPKDISMRSYNPTTSGHKGQIRRGLQALLKAKKPVLYVGGGAIISECDKQILSLSEKLNIPVVSTLMGLGAFPASHENSLGMLGMHGCYEANMAMHNTDLIFGIGVRFDDRTTNNVEKYCPNATILHIDIDPSSISKTIRVDIPIVGSADSVLDEMLVQLEASDDTNADEAAMDVWWSEINQWRSRKSLAYETNSDKIKPQQVIETLHRLTNGDAYVASDVGQHQMFAALYYPFDKPRRWINSGGLGTMGFGLPAAMGVKFAHPDATVLCVTGDGSIQMNIQELSTALQYGIPVKIINLNNRFLGMVKQWQDMIYSGRHSHSYMDSVPDFAKIAEAYGHVGISISDPAELEAGLKKALSMTDKLVFVDIHIDQTEHVYPMLIRGGAMNEMWLSKTEKS, from the coding sequence ATGGAGAAGTTATCCGGCGCCAGCATGGTTGTTCGATCTCTTATCGACGAAGGCGTAAAGCATATATTCGGCTATCCCGGCGGATCTGTACTGGATATTTATGATGCCCTTCACGAAAAATCAATAATTGAACACATTCTAGTACGCCACGAACAAGCCGCCGTGCATATGGCCGATGGTTACGCTCGCTCAACCGGCGAAGTTGGCGTGGTACTGGTGACATCCGGCCCAGGCGCAACCAACACCATCACAGGTATCGCCACCGCCTACACAGATTCTATTCCACTGGTCATTATTTCGGGTCAGGTTCCCAGTAACTTGATCGGTTACGATGCATTTCAGGAATGCGACATGATCGGCATCTCACGCCCTGTGGTTAAACACAGTTTTCTGGTGACCGATGCCAAAGACATTCCAACTATCATCAAGAAGGCTTTCTTTATCGCGGCCAGTGGTCGTCCAGGTCCAGTTGTTGTGGATGTGCCTAAAGATTGTATGAACCCTGAAATCTTATATGATTATGAATATCCAAAAGATATCAGCATGCGTTCCTATAACCCGACGACGTCAGGCCATAAGGGTCAGATCCGTCGCGGTTTACAAGCTCTACTAAAAGCTAAGAAACCTGTACTCTACGTAGGTGGTGGTGCCATCATCTCAGAGTGTGATAAACAAATTCTATCTTTGTCAGAAAAGCTCAATATACCTGTAGTCAGTACCCTAATGGGGCTTGGCGCCTTCCCTGCCAGCCACGAAAACAGCCTAGGTATGCTAGGTATGCATGGCTGTTATGAAGCCAATATGGCCATGCATAATACCGATCTTATCTTCGGTATCGGCGTGAGATTCGATGACCGCACCACCAACAATGTCGAAAAATATTGCCCTAACGCCACCATTTTGCACATAGATATCGATCCATCATCTATCTCTAAGACCATCAGAGTCGATATCCCCATTGTAGGTTCGGCCGATAGCGTACTCGATGAGATGTTAGTGCAGCTAGAAGCCAGTGACGATACCAATGCCGATGAAGCCGCCATGGATGTTTGGTGGAGTGAGATAAATCAATGGCGTTCGCGCAAGAGTCTGGCCTATGAAACCAACTCAGATAAGATTAAACCCCAACAAGTGATCGAAACACTGCATAGACTCACCAATGGAGATGCCTATGTGGCATCAGACGTGGGTCAGCACCAGATGTTTGCCGCGCTATATTATCCATTCGATAAGCCACGTCGCTGGATAAACTCCGGCGGTCTGGGCACCATGGGCTTTGGACTCCCCGCCGCCATGGGGGTTAAATTTGCCCACCCAGATGCTACCGTGCTGTGTGTCACAGGTGACGGTTCCATCCAGATGAACATTCAAGAGCTGTCCACTGCGCTGCAATATGGTATACCGGTCAAGATCATCAACCTGAACAACCGCTTTCTCGGCATGGTAAAACAGTGGCAAGATATGATCTATTCCGGTCGTCACTCACATTCCTATATGGATTCTGTACCCGACTTTGCCAAAATTGCAGAAGCTTATGGTCATGTTGGCATCAGCATCAGCGATCCAGCTGAGCTCGAAGCTGGCCTGAAGAAGGCCCTGTCGATGACAGACAAGCTGGTATTTGTCGATATACATATCGATCAGACAGAGCATGTGTACCCCATGTTGATCCGCGGCGGTGCGATGAACGAGATGTGGCTGAGCAAAACGGAGAAAAGCTAA
- a CDS encoding GNAT family N-acetyltransferase translates to MTWTTKQISIRQLDDLVHLFEQYMVFYGKPSQPQKFRDYLQQRLSRDEAHVYVAYDPDNRPLGFVLNYLSFSSVSLGKVVVLNDLFVVESHRKKGIANQLIHCSIGLALELNAIRVDLATAQDNYGAQSLYEKLGFIRDTQFFSYSLST, encoded by the coding sequence ATGACATGGACGACCAAACAAATTTCTATCAGGCAATTGGACGACTTAGTCCATTTATTCGAACAATACATGGTATTTTACGGCAAACCTTCCCAGCCCCAGAAGTTTCGTGATTACCTGCAGCAAAGATTGAGTCGAGATGAAGCCCATGTATATGTGGCTTATGACCCAGACAATCGTCCCTTGGGCTTCGTGTTAAATTATCTGTCTTTTTCTTCTGTGTCTCTGGGGAAGGTTGTGGTGCTCAACGACCTATTCGTCGTAGAGAGTCATAGAAAAAAGGGCATTGCCAATCAGCTTATCCACTGCTCTATCGGTTTAGCCTTGGAACTAAACGCCATCAGGGTGGATCTAGCCACAGCACAAGATAACTACGGCGCTCAGTCCTTATATGAGAAATTAGGCTTTATCAGGGACACGCAATTCTTTTCCTATAGCTTAAGCACTTAA
- the ilvN gene encoding acetolactate synthase small subunit produces the protein MRRIISVLLENQPGALSRVVGLFSQRGYNIETLTVAPTDDVTLSRLNICVVADEAVLEQIEKQLHKLIDVLKVSNVTESDHIERELALIKVKAKGNIRDEIKRTSDIFRGQIVDITADLYTIQLTGTSDKLDAFICAVGEVTKVVEVSRSGVVGLSRGEKAMRA, from the coding sequence ATGCGTCGTATTATATCTGTATTACTGGAAAACCAACCCGGCGCCCTGTCTCGCGTCGTCGGCCTATTCTCTCAACGTGGCTACAACATTGAGACCTTAACCGTGGCGCCCACCGATGATGTGACTCTGTCTCGTCTTAACATCTGTGTGGTGGCCGATGAGGCCGTGCTCGAACAGATAGAGAAGCAATTACATAAGCTTATCGATGTACTCAAGGTCTCAAATGTAACTGAGTCGGATCATATTGAGCGTGAGCTAGCCTTGATAAAAGTAAAAGCCAAAGGCAATATTCGTGATGAGATCAAGCGTACTTCTGATATTTTCCGCGGTCAGATAGTCGATATCACCGCCGATCTTTATACCATTCAACTAACTGGTACATCCGATAAGCTGGATGCCTTTATCTGCGCTGTGGGTGAAGTCACTAAGGTTGTTGAAGTATCTCGCTCCGGTGTAGTTGGATTGTCACGCGGTGAGAAGGCGATGCGAGCTTAA
- the ushA gene encoding bifunctional UDP-sugar hydrolase/5'-nucleotidase UshA encodes MKNKLIKGLVATAVLAALAGCGSDNDDKDVVLPATCAEAGEACTIFTVLHTNDNHGRFFENKYGEYGMAARKTLIDQIRAEVEANGGETILLSGGDINTGVPESDLQDAVPDFIGMNLIGYDAMAVGNHEFDNPLDVVDMQRKLANFPMLAANIYDKVSGTRYFDPYKVFDVNGLRIAVVGLTTEDTAKIANPEFIGGLEFTDPQEELKKVIQDIKDADAADLIFATTHMGHYADAASGSNAPGDVALARAMTAGDLAAVIGGHSQNPVCMEGDAYDAEFTPGGECKPDVQNGTFIMQAHEWGKYVGQANFEYFNDELHLASYKLIPVNLKAKDADGVRQFIGEEITPDATVLEIMQQYQNAGQEELLEVIGTTDGKLEGERAVVRTQQTNLGRLIAEAQRTKVGADFAVMNSGGVRASIEAGEITYKDVLTVQPFGNSITKSTMTGAEITEYLNAVATVDIGETGSGAYPQLVGIKMDVDCEAKTVAINDINGKGYAVDASYSFTVPSFNAAGGDGYPVLTPVMTGYVDAEVMYTFIKDIGDILLADFAPVASDIQFLNSNSTLACQR; translated from the coding sequence ATGAAAAATAAACTAATAAAAGGTTTAGTTGCAACTGCAGTACTGGCGGCATTAGCAGGCTGTGGCAGTGATAATGATGATAAAGATGTTGTGCTGCCGGCAACATGTGCTGAAGCGGGCGAAGCCTGTACAATTTTCACCGTACTTCACACTAACGATAACCATGGCCGTTTTTTTGAAAATAAATACGGTGAGTACGGCATGGCCGCACGTAAGACGCTGATCGACCAGATCCGTGCCGAAGTTGAAGCAAACGGTGGCGAAACCATCTTACTTTCCGGTGGCGATATCAACACAGGTGTACCTGAGTCAGACTTGCAAGATGCGGTACCGGATTTCATCGGTATGAACCTGATTGGTTATGACGCTATGGCAGTGGGTAACCACGAGTTTGATAACCCACTCGATGTTGTTGATATGCAGCGTAAGCTAGCTAACTTCCCTATGTTAGCGGCTAACATCTATGACAAAGTTTCTGGTACTCGTTACTTCGACCCCTACAAGGTGTTCGATGTTAACGGTCTTCGTATTGCCGTTGTGGGTCTGACAACTGAAGATACAGCCAAAATTGCTAATCCTGAGTTTATCGGAGGGTTAGAATTTACCGATCCACAAGAAGAACTTAAGAAAGTTATCCAAGACATTAAAGATGCCGACGCGGCTGATTTGATTTTCGCCACCACTCATATGGGTCACTATGCCGATGCTGCTAGCGGCAGCAACGCACCTGGTGATGTTGCTCTGGCTCGCGCTATGACTGCAGGTGACTTAGCTGCTGTGATTGGTGGACACTCTCAAAACCCAGTTTGTATGGAAGGCGATGCATACGATGCTGAGTTCACACCTGGTGGCGAATGTAAGCCAGACGTGCAGAACGGTACTTTCATCATGCAGGCTCACGAGTGGGGTAAATATGTTGGCCAAGCCAATTTTGAATACTTCAATGATGAACTGCATTTAGCCAGCTACAAGTTGATCCCCGTTAATCTGAAAGCTAAAGATGCTGATGGTGTTCGTCAGTTCATTGGCGAAGAAATCACGCCTGATGCTACTGTACTTGAAATTATGCAGCAGTACCAAAATGCGGGTCAGGAAGAGCTGCTTGAAGTCATAGGTACTACCGATGGCAAGCTAGAGGGTGAACGTGCAGTTGTTCGTACCCAACAGACTAATCTAGGTCGTCTGATTGCTGAGGCCCAGCGTACTAAAGTGGGTGCCGACTTTGCGGTAATGAACTCAGGTGGTGTACGTGCTTCTATCGAAGCAGGTGAAATCACATACAAAGATGTGCTAACTGTACAGCCATTTGGCAACTCAATTACTAAAAGCACCATGACAGGAGCCGAAATCACTGAGTATCTAAATGCAGTAGCCACTGTAGATATTGGTGAAACGGGTTCTGGCGCATACCCTCAGCTTGTTGGTATTAAGATGGATGTTGATTGTGAAGCTAAAACAGTTGCTATCAACGACATCAATGGCAAGGGTTATGCTGTTGACGCAAGTTACAGCTTTACCGTTCCTAGCTTCAATGCTGCAGGCGGTGATGGTTATCCGGTACTGACTCCTGTCATGACAGGTTATGTTGATGCTGAAGTTATGTACACCTTCATCAAAGACATCGGTGATATATTGCTTGCTGATTTCGCTCCAGTAGCCAGTGACATTCAGTTCTTGAACAGTAATAGCACCTTGGCTTGTCAGCGCTAG
- the ypfJ gene encoding KPN_02809 family neutral zinc metallopeptidase: MRWRGKSGSQNVEDRRGERAAGMSLSRGGGGILRLLPVLYRMIGIKGTVLVLVCAGGYGLFTGTLGQVLGTQSLQQVDNSSQSSAVTQTSSEKELVDFVSVILADTETSWSELFKQMGKTYQEPKLVLFRDRVQSACGMAQSATGPFYCPGDRQVYIDLSFYHQLEQDLNAPGDFAQAYVLAHEIGHHVQTLLGTSEQVHRAQSRLSSTEANKLSVKLELQADCFAGVWAHQANSRSQLLEVGDIEEGLTAASAIGDDTLQKNAQGYVRPDSFTHGTSAQRVHWFKTGFDSGEPTSCDTFK; this comes from the coding sequence ATGCGTTGGCGTGGTAAATCCGGCAGTCAAAATGTAGAAGATAGACGAGGCGAACGTGCCGCGGGCATGAGTCTGTCCCGGGGCGGTGGAGGCATATTACGTCTGCTACCTGTCCTGTATAGAATGATAGGCATCAAGGGAACCGTGTTAGTGCTAGTCTGCGCTGGCGGCTACGGACTGTTTACCGGCACACTGGGCCAGGTCCTCGGCACCCAAAGCTTGCAACAGGTCGATAATAGTAGCCAAAGTTCTGCAGTCACACAGACTTCATCCGAAAAAGAACTGGTAGACTTTGTCTCAGTCATCTTAGCTGATACCGAAACAAGCTGGAGTGAACTATTTAAGCAGATGGGCAAAACCTATCAAGAGCCTAAACTTGTCCTATTTAGAGACAGGGTACAATCGGCATGTGGCATGGCGCAATCGGCCACAGGTCCCTTCTATTGTCCCGGGGATAGACAAGTTTACATCGATCTCAGTTTCTACCACCAGCTCGAACAAGATCTTAATGCACCGGGTGATTTTGCTCAGGCCTACGTTCTCGCTCACGAGATTGGCCATCATGTACAAACCTTATTGGGTACATCAGAGCAAGTTCACCGTGCTCAGAGCCGTTTAAGTTCTACTGAAGCCAACAAGCTGTCGGTAAAATTAGAGTTACAGGCTGATTGTTTCGCTGGTGTCTGGGCTCATCAGGCCAACAGCCGCAGTCAATTGCTCGAGGTGGGTGATATAGAAGAGGGACTCACAGCTGCCAGTGCCATAGGTGATGACACACTGCAAAAAAATGCACAAGGTTATGTCAGACCCGACAGTTTCACTCACGGCACCTCAGCCCAGAGGGTACACTGGTTCAAGACAGGATTTGACAGCGGCGAGCCTACTAGCTGTGATACCTTCAAATAA
- a CDS encoding multidrug effflux MFS transporter, with product MKTASKQASSATEPTANLNLVILLPMLSAIIAITPLAIDLYLPAMATLAASFHTDITMVQQSLSIYLAGYALGMLCFGPLADRIGRRPLVIAGLTGFALISFLLAFVTSIESFLALRFGQAFIGAAATVVVPGYIKEVYGKNTAKGMSYVSLIMMLAPLVAPSIGSLILELGEWHLIFFILGFYALSLLILVCWKLKMPSDKDLSKRSQRTFFGAYAVIFTKPGVKLHIASGVLTSFAFFCYLTASPFVYMEVFGLDKSLFAILFSTNIGALMLANIFNSRIVSRYGSRRMLKVSTLLAIIAGSALFAANWLGMSYHYTVITLVPFMACLGVMSVNVDAIVLMQFQQETGTATAVVGTLRFGFGALAGPLLALFYTGTAVPFSALMLSAVVLVAICQLFAHRRFESDLSKIS from the coding sequence GTGAAAACGGCATCCAAACAAGCAAGCTCGGCAACAGAGCCTACTGCCAATTTAAACCTTGTCATCTTGCTCCCCATGTTGTCTGCAATTATCGCAATCACACCATTAGCCATAGATCTTTACCTGCCTGCCATGGCGACACTTGCCGCGAGTTTCCATACCGATATCACCATGGTGCAACAATCACTCAGCATCTATTTGGCAGGTTATGCATTAGGCATGCTGTGTTTTGGCCCCTTGGCCGATCGCATTGGTCGTCGTCCCTTGGTCATTGCCGGCCTCACTGGTTTCGCCTTAATAAGCTTTCTACTCGCCTTCGTCACCAGTATAGAATCATTTTTAGCCCTAAGATTCGGACAGGCATTCATAGGTGCAGCCGCTACTGTCGTCGTGCCGGGATACATCAAAGAGGTATACGGTAAAAACACGGCTAAGGGCATGTCTTATGTAAGCCTTATCATGATGTTAGCTCCGCTAGTTGCCCCAAGTATCGGCAGCCTAATTTTGGAGTTAGGCGAATGGCATCTTATCTTTTTCATCTTAGGTTTCTATGCATTAAGCTTACTGATATTGGTGTGTTGGAAGTTGAAAATGCCCAGCGATAAAGATTTAAGCAAGCGTAGTCAAAGGACCTTTTTCGGAGCCTACGCAGTTATCTTTACTAAACCTGGAGTCAAACTTCACATAGCCAGTGGCGTGCTGACCTCCTTTGCATTCTTCTGTTACCTGACGGCGTCGCCATTTGTCTATATGGAGGTCTTCGGCTTAGATAAATCCCTGTTTGCCATCTTGTTTAGCACCAATATCGGCGCACTAATGCTAGCCAATATCTTCAATAGCCGCATCGTCTCCCGCTATGGTTCGCGCAGAATGCTCAAGGTATCCACCTTGCTGGCTATTATCGCTGGCTCTGCTCTTTTCGCCGCAAACTGGCTGGGGATGAGCTATCACTATACTGTGATAACACTAGTGCCATTTATGGCATGTCTCGGCGTGATGTCTGTAAACGTAGATGCTATCGTCCTGATGCAGTTCCAACAAGAAACAGGCACAGCCACCGCAGTCGTTGGCACCTTGAGATTTGGCTTCGGCGCACTAGCCGGTCCTTTATTGGCCCTGTTTTATACTGGTACAGCAGTGCCTTTCTCTGCCTTAATGTTAAGTGCGGTCGTCTTGGTCGCTATCTGTCAGTTATTTGCTCATCGGCGCTTCGAAAGCGACTTATCAAAGATAAGTTAA